In the Acidobacteriota bacterium genome, one interval contains:
- a CDS encoding glycosyltransferase, which yields MMLRLLLWLFHLPLQLLLLASFALTDLLRALSLPLKRLFRARREPAAPVQTDACSVVMLNWNGRRLMEESLPPLMRALETCPGDHEVLVVDNGSEDDSLAWLDREYPQVRVLALPRNLGFSQGNNRGVEAACRDIVVLLNNDMIVEENFLAPLLEPFQDEQVFAVSAQIFFPPGRRREETGNTSSWLRRGRLEMAHNPLGRAHENRSVLPVLWAGGGSTAFHRSRFLQLGGFSHLYSPVYVEDADLSYRAWRRGWKVLLASPSRVLHKHRSSSSRRFEKRQLDDIVEERRLWYLWRNHPWSWLLPHFFLYAGHLTDAISPTGYWKALRKLPRVLALRLAEPPRRWSDARIRGWIETPFRYLDRFHPRRAELSRDPSRLRILIVSAYLPHLGYHGGGGRVFQLLRQVSGRHQVSLAAFVESDKEKAEISQVAPHCHRIEVIRRGRYSPVSPFPYEPFEEFNCPRFRRLLERMLAEEDFDLVHFEWTQMVQYQDLFPHTPSLVTEIEVNYMAHWTQVQVESNPWRKLRKTYNTLQTLYREVEMCRRVDKVICVTDDDRDYLRGYLPGDSLEVVNTGVDTRFYTVGQEEDVDRNAVVFVGAFRHDPNIDAMHFFCRDVFPLILRDRPNTHLYIVGSSPPASIRKLADHPQITVTGFVEDLRDYYDLAQVVVVPLRTGVGIRGKVLEGWSAGKAMVATRLACQGIRALHGENILVADDPRDIARWTLALLRHPEFARRLGRAGRATVEERYDWVPLGERMSGVYSRLLGVQSEEDAKRGAA from the coding sequence ATGATGCTGCGTTTGCTTTTGTGGCTTTTTCACTTGCCGCTTCAACTTCTGCTGCTGGCATCCTTTGCCCTTACCGACCTGCTGCGGGCCTTGTCCCTGCCCCTGAAGCGCCTCTTCCGTGCCCGCCGCGAGCCCGCAGCGCCGGTGCAGACGGACGCATGCTCGGTGGTGATGCTGAACTGGAACGGGCGGCGCCTGATGGAAGAGAGTCTGCCTCCCCTCATGCGCGCCCTCGAAACCTGTCCAGGCGATCACGAGGTGCTGGTGGTCGACAACGGCAGCGAAGATGACTCGCTGGCCTGGCTGGATCGGGAGTACCCGCAGGTACGGGTGTTGGCATTGCCCCGCAACCTGGGTTTTTCCCAAGGCAACAACAGGGGAGTGGAAGCGGCTTGTCGCGACATCGTGGTGCTGCTCAACAACGACATGATCGTTGAGGAGAATTTCCTGGCTCCATTGCTGGAGCCTTTCCAGGACGAGCAGGTTTTCGCCGTCTCGGCCCAGATCTTCTTCCCCCCGGGACGGCGTCGCGAAGAGACGGGCAACACCAGCTCATGGCTGCGCCGCGGACGCCTGGAGATGGCCCACAACCCGCTGGGGCGGGCCCACGAAAACCGGTCTGTGCTGCCCGTGCTGTGGGCGGGCGGCGGCTCGACCGCCTTCCACCGCAGCCGCTTCCTGCAACTGGGCGGGTTCTCTCATCTCTACTCGCCCGTCTACGTCGAGGACGCCGACCTCAGTTACCGCGCCTGGAGGCGGGGCTGGAAGGTGCTGCTGGCGTCGCCGAGCCGCGTCCTGCACAAGCACCGCAGCAGCTCCTCACGCCGCTTCGAAAAGCGCCAACTCGACGACATCGTCGAAGAGCGGCGCCTTTGGTACTTGTGGCGCAACCATCCCTGGTCCTGGCTGCTGCCCCATTTCTTCCTCTACGCCGGCCATTTGACCGACGCCATCTCGCCCACCGGCTACTGGAAGGCCCTGCGCAAGCTTCCCCGGGTGCTGGCTCTGCGCCTGGCCGAGCCTCCCCGCCGCTGGAGCGACGCCCGCATCCGCGGCTGGATCGAGACGCCTTTCCGCTATCTCGACCGCTTTCATCCCCGCCGGGCCGAGCTCAGCCGCGACCCCTCCCGCCTGCGCATCCTGATCGTGAGCGCCTACCTGCCGCACCTCGGCTACCACGGCGGCGGCGGACGCGTCTTTCAATTGCTGCGCCAGGTGTCGGGCCGCCACCAGGTATCGCTGGCGGCTTTCGTGGAGTCCGACAAGGAGAAGGCCGAGATCAGCCAGGTGGCGCCCCACTGCCATCGCATCGAGGTGATCCGGCGAGGACGCTATTCGCCGGTTTCGCCCTTTCCCTACGAACCCTTCGAGGAATTCAACTGTCCCCGCTTCCGCCGCCTGCTGGAGAGAATGCTGGCGGAAGAAGATTTCGATCTGGTTCACTTCGAGTGGACCCAGATGGTGCAGTACCAGGACCTCTTTCCGCACACACCCAGCCTGGTGACTGAGATCGAGGTCAACTACATGGCCCATTGGACTCAGGTCCAAGTGGAATCCAATCCCTGGCGCAAGCTGCGCAAGACCTACAACACCTTGCAGACGCTCTACCGCGAAGTCGAAATGTGCCGGCGCGTCGACAAGGTCATCTGCGTCACCGACGACGACCGCGACTACCTGCGCGGCTATTTGCCCGGCGATTCTCTGGAGGTGGTCAATACCGGCGTCGACACCCGCTTTTACACGGTGGGGCAGGAGGAGGACGTGGACCGGAACGCCGTGGTGTTCGTAGGGGCTTTCCGCCACGATCCCAATATCGACGCCATGCACTTTTTCTGCCGGGATGTCTTTCCCCTCATCCTGCGCGACCGCCCCAATACGCATCTCTATATCGTGGGTTCCTCGCCTCCGGCTTCCATCCGAAAGCTGGCGGACCATCCCCAAATCACCGTTACCGGCTTTGTGGAGGACCTGCGCGACTACTATGACTTGGCCCAGGTGGTGGTGGTGCCCCTGCGTACCGGTGTCGGCATCCGCGGAAAGGTGTTGGAGGGCTGGTCGGCGGGAAAGGCCATGGTGGCCACCAGGCTGGCCTGCCAGGGCATTCGCGCGCTGCACGGCGAGAACATCCTGGTGGCCGACGATCCCCGCGATATCGCCCGCTGGACGCTGGCTTTGCTGCGTCATCCCGAGTTCGCCCGCCGCCTGGGCCGAGCGGGCCGGGCCACGGTCGAAGAGCGCTACGACTGGGTGCCGCTTGGAGAGCGCATGAGCGGGGTCTACAGCCGGCTGTTGGGTGTACAGAGCGAAGAAGACGCCAAACGGGGGGCAGCCTGA